A window of the Nisaea acidiphila genome harbors these coding sequences:
- a CDS encoding EI24 domain-containing protein: MFSALTATLGQLSDPRLRNPIILSVIGSLATIFLLGAAVWFVLDFFAFFGGWLDELAAWVASLIVVILGLVFFPGASNAISSLFLDSVSGAVEAKHYPTLGPARPQPLSEAILEGLRFLAITVAVNILLLPVYLLVPGLNIVIFYGANGYLLGREFFEMVAMRRMEPAEAKALRKRKSGAVFISGVLIAAIMTIPILNLAGPVIATAFMLHRFEYLRNDMKK, translated from the coding sequence ATGTTTTCAGCCCTGACGGCCACTCTCGGCCAGCTATCCGATCCACGCTTGCGCAATCCCATAATCCTCAGCGTCATCGGCTCGCTCGCGACCATCTTTCTGTTAGGCGCGGCGGTCTGGTTCGTGCTCGACTTCTTCGCCTTTTTCGGCGGCTGGCTCGACGAACTCGCGGCCTGGGTCGCGAGCCTGATCGTCGTCATCCTAGGCCTTGTTTTTTTCCCCGGTGCGTCAAACGCGATATCGAGCCTGTTCCTCGACTCCGTCTCCGGCGCGGTCGAAGCCAAACATTACCCGACGCTTGGCCCGGCACGGCCGCAACCGCTGAGCGAGGCCATCCTTGAGGGCCTGCGCTTCCTCGCGATCACCGTTGCCGTCAACATTTTGTTGCTGCCCGTCTATCTCCTCGTACCGGGGCTCAATATCGTCATCTTCTATGGGGCAAACGGCTATCTGCTCGGCCGAGAATTCTTCGAGATGGTGGCGATGCGGCGGATGGAACCGGCGGAGGCGAAAGCACTCCGAAAACGCAAATCCGGCGCCGTCTTCATCAGCGGCGTATTGATCGCGGCGATCATGACCATCCCGATCCTCAACCTTGCCGGACCGGTTATTGCGACCGCTTTTATGCTCCATCGTTTCGAATACTTGCGGAACGACATGAAGAAATGA
- a CDS encoding bactofilin family protein, with protein MQPSKPSSSGFVPEIPRRTLDLPGAQSRRAAAPRGGEAKKLTVGPEISLTGEITACDSLVVEGNVDATLENSRHLEVTESGRFKGKVIIDEAVIGGKFEGTLTVRDTLTVRSTGHVTGSVRFGRLEVELGGRIEGDISVFKESDSSGPAAAE; from the coding sequence ATGCAGCCGAGCAAACCTTCCTCATCCGGTTTCGTCCCGGAAATCCCGCGCAGGACCCTCGATCTGCCTGGCGCGCAAAGCCGGCGGGCCGCAGCGCCGCGCGGCGGCGAAGCCAAGAAACTGACCGTCGGTCCGGAGATCTCGCTGACCGGCGAAATCACCGCCTGCGACTCTCTCGTCGTCGAGGGCAATGTCGATGCGACGCTGGAAAACAGCCGCCATCTGGAGGTGACCGAATCCGGCCGCTTCAAGGGCAAGGTGATCATCGATGAAGCCGTCATCGGCGGAAAATTCGAAGGCACCCTGACGGTGCGCGACACACTCACCGTCCGCAGCACCGGCCATGTGACAGGGTCGGTCCGCTTCGGCAGGCTCGAAGTCGAGCTCGGCGGCAGGATCGAGGGCGACATCTCGGTTTTCAAGGAAAGCGACAGCTCGGGACCCGCAGCCGCGGAGTGA
- the nth gene encoding endonuclease III produces the protein MTNAAVDAFFQRLSDRDPEPVGELDYVNPYTLLVAVVLSAQATDVGVNKATGPLFKVADTPEKMVALGLEKVRDYIKTIGLFNSKAKNVIALSEILIREHESRVPEDRETLEQLPGVGRKTANVVLNIAFGQPTIAVDTHLFRVSNRTGMAPGKTPLAVEKALEKRIPEKWLLHAHHWLILHGRYICKARKPACPVCPVSDLCNFKDKTVEPA, from the coding sequence ATGACCAACGCGGCGGTAGATGCCTTTTTCCAGCGGCTGAGCGACCGCGATCCGGAGCCGGTGGGGGAGCTGGACTACGTCAATCCCTATACCCTCCTGGTGGCCGTGGTTCTGTCGGCGCAGGCGACCGATGTCGGGGTGAACAAGGCGACGGGTCCGCTTTTCAAGGTTGCCGACACGCCGGAGAAGATGGTCGCGCTCGGGCTCGAGAAGGTGCGGGACTACATCAAGACCATCGGCCTCTTCAATTCGAAGGCGAAAAACGTCATCGCTCTCTCCGAGATCCTGATCCGCGAGCATGAGAGCCGGGTTCCGGAGGACCGCGAGACGCTGGAGCAACTTCCCGGCGTCGGACGCAAGACCGCCAATGTCGTGCTCAACATCGCCTTCGGACAGCCGACCATTGCGGTCGACACCCATCTCTTCCGGGTTTCGAACCGAACCGGCATGGCGCCGGGCAAGACCCCGCTCGCGGTCGAGAAGGCGCTGGAGAAGCGGATCCCGGAGAAGTGGTTGCTCCATGCCCATCACTGGCTGATCCTGCATGGCCGCTATATCTGCAAGGCGCGCAAGCCCGCTTGCCCGGTCTGTCCGGTCAGCGATCTCTGCAATTTCAAGGACAAGACGGTCGAGCCGGCCTAG
- a CDS encoding DUF2244 domain-containing protein, which translates to MSQSGNSVRDREEEPLFDAVLYPHRSLSPTGFLILMLAIAACSTAIGIVFWIAGAWPVVGFLGLDVLLIYIAFRLSYRDARRYETLHLTRERLSVERFVRGRRVLQKNLQPYWLNVLVEEERSGANRLILRSHGQTLEIGAFLSPPEKTDLADNLRSALAALRPA; encoded by the coding sequence GTGAGCCAGTCTGGAAATTCAGTAAGGGACAGGGAAGAAGAGCCGCTCTTCGACGCGGTGCTCTATCCGCACCGGAGCCTCTCCCCCACTGGGTTCCTGATACTGATGCTCGCGATCGCAGCCTGCAGCACCGCAATCGGGATCGTGTTCTGGATCGCCGGCGCCTGGCCGGTGGTCGGCTTCCTCGGGCTCGATGTCCTGCTGATCTATATCGCCTTCCGGCTCAGCTACCGGGATGCACGGCGCTACGAAACCCTGCACCTGACCCGGGAGCGGCTCTCGGTCGAGCGCTTCGTGCGCGGCCGGCGGGTGCTGCAGAAAAATCTTCAGCCCTATTGGCTGAATGTTCTGGTGGAGGAGGAGCGCAGCGGCGCGAACCGGCTCATTCTCCGCAGTCACGGACAGACCCTGGAGATCGGCGCTTTCCTCTCCCCGCCCGAGAAGACGGACCTCGCGGACAATCTGCGATCAGCCCTCGCCGCGTTGCGGCCGGCCTGA
- the dapB gene encoding 4-hydroxy-tetrahydrodipicolinate reductase has translation MKIGIMGVAGIMGRMIAKQVHQTANAALAGGTVLPGSAEEGIEIAKLCGFDAESPTTVSDAATVFAAADVVIDFTSPAATVAHAGLAAESGTAFVVGTTGLTAEDEARLAEAAKSIPLVYAPNMSLGVNLLFDLVKKVSAALDESFDIEIVEMHHRRKVDAPSGTALGLGKAAAEGRGVTLEEKGVLSREGVTGPREDGQIGFATLRGGDVVGDHTVIFAGPNERIELTHKAASREIFAAGAVKASLWAAGRKPGLYAMPDVLGL, from the coding sequence GTGAAGATCGGAATCATGGGCGTCGCCGGAATTATGGGCCGGATGATTGCCAAACAGGTCCACCAGACCGCAAACGCAGCCCTCGCGGGCGGTACTGTTTTGCCAGGTAGTGCGGAAGAAGGTATTGAAATCGCGAAACTTTGTGGGTTCGATGCCGAGAGTCCAACAACCGTTTCCGACGCCGCTACGGTGTTCGCCGCAGCCGACGTGGTGATCGATTTCACCTCGCCCGCGGCGACCGTCGCCCATGCCGGCCTTGCCGCGGAGAGCGGGACCGCTTTCGTGGTCGGCACCACGGGGCTGACGGCAGAGGACGAAGCCCGCCTCGCGGAGGCGGCAAAGTCGATCCCTCTGGTCTATGCGCCGAACATGAGCCTTGGCGTCAATCTGCTGTTCGATCTGGTGAAGAAGGTTTCGGCTGCACTGGATGAAAGTTTCGATATCGAAATAGTCGAGATGCATCACCGCCGTAAAGTCGATGCCCCCTCCGGCACCGCGCTGGGTCTCGGCAAGGCGGCGGCGGAGGGGCGCGGGGTCACGCTGGAGGAAAAGGGCGTGCTCTCCCGGGAAGGCGTGACCGGACCCAGGGAAGACGGGCAGATCGGCTTCGCGACGTTGCGCGGCGGCGACGTGGTGGGCGATCACACGGTGATTTTCGCTGGCCCGAACGAGCGGATCGAGCTTACCCACAAGGCGGCGAGCCGTGAGATTTTCGCCGCGGGCGCGGTCAAGGCTTCGCTCTGGGCCGCTGGCCGCAAGCCGGGTCTCTATGCGATGCCGGACGTTTTGGGGCTTTAG